A part of Pseudoalteromonas arctica A 37-1-2 genomic DNA contains:
- a CDS encoding LysE family translocator, with protein MTLAAWFSLVLVCMMGAMSPGPSLAVVLKHTMSGGMKNGMLAALSHGVGVGLYAAASLLGLGTLMVQFPTVYQVLVYLGAGYLAYLGLKILLAKPNNDELQVQKSEISATKALQDGFAIAFLNPKLAIFFLALFSQFIDPQNLTLSIGIIMCLTVFVIDTGWYLLVAVLTEVSKNRFGFTKQNPWLDKILGVVFIALAIKVVLSL; from the coding sequence ATGACATTAGCAGCATGGTTTAGTTTAGTACTTGTATGCATGATGGGTGCAATGTCGCCAGGCCCAAGCCTTGCAGTTGTACTAAAGCATACAATGAGTGGCGGAATGAAAAACGGTATGCTTGCTGCACTTAGCCATGGCGTAGGTGTTGGGCTTTATGCGGCAGCTTCGTTACTTGGTTTGGGGACATTGATGGTTCAGTTTCCAACGGTATACCAAGTACTTGTATATTTAGGCGCTGGGTATTTAGCTTATTTAGGTTTAAAAATACTATTAGCAAAACCCAATAATGACGAACTGCAAGTACAAAAAAGTGAGATAAGCGCAACTAAAGCGTTGCAAGATGGATTCGCCATTGCGTTTTTAAACCCTAAATTGGCAATTTTCTTTTTAGCGTTGTTTTCGCAGTTTATAGACCCGCAAAATCTCACTTTAAGCATTGGCATTATTATGTGCTTAACCGTGTTTGTAATTGATACAGGTTGGTATTTACTAGTTGCAGTACTTACTGAGGTTTCAAAAAATCGCTTTGGTTTTACTAAGCAGAACCCGTGGCTTGATAAAATACTGGGGGTTGTGTTTATTGCTCTTGCTATAAAAGTGGTGCTTAGCCTTTAA
- a CDS encoding DUF3224 domain-containing protein — translation MTTKIISGEFTVALAPIEGYAKGQQGINLGRMSIDKTFTGALNATSQGEMLSAMTPTQDSAGYVAIEQVIGELEGKQGSFVLQHFGTMNKGQDNLILNVIPDSGTYELKGLTGSMKIRIEQGIHYYDFDYRL, via the coding sequence ATGACAACAAAAATAATAAGTGGTGAATTTACAGTGGCTTTAGCGCCAATTGAAGGTTACGCCAAAGGGCAGCAAGGTATTAACTTGGGGCGTATGTCGATTGATAAAACATTTACTGGTGCGCTTAATGCTACAAGCCAAGGCGAGATGCTTAGCGCAATGACGCCAACCCAAGACAGTGCGGGTTACGTGGCAATAGAGCAAGTGATAGGTGAGCTTGAAGGTAAGCAGGGTAGTTTTGTACTGCAACACTTTGGCACTATGAATAAAGGCCAAGACAACCTTATTTTAAATGTTATTCCTGATTCAGGCACCTATGAGCTAAAAGGGTTAACGGGCAGTATGAAAATACGTATTGAGCAGGGCATTCACTATTACGACTTTGACTACCGCTTATAA